A genomic stretch from Strongyloides ratti genome assembly S_ratti_ED321, chromosome : 1 includes:
- a CDS encoding 7TM GPCR, serpentine receptor class v (Srv) family-containing protein: MITKLKKRFTIFKNSFFRLSTSQIIAELMMFIQFTILMRGRKFHWLSNVIKEGTLTWDLLPRISVAVHYYMKLVLYLGHVLFALNRLSAAIRPMEYEGYWNSKNIFIARLIQFLLPFVVLRDKQSERLRLYLGDTSNYLTSNIDLFACLLCALICVTIYIIVIFIVQRQSKIMKENRRRSEIKDENNSTPSNSRISAEKRILFTAMALCISLLLNATIQVLTFYGAYKDDEDFVMTINDVSYPIVDAMYSLTPWLLLFTSSAIQRALYKLLCTDKIQGVISQLTGSQYDSVPDTTNV, translated from the exons ATGATAACAAAACTTAAGAAAcgttttacaatatttaaaaattcattctTTCGCCTTTCTACAAGTCAAATTATTGCTGAATTAATGATGTTTATCCAATTTACAATACTTATGAGAGGAAGAAAATTTCATTGGCTTTCTAATGTTATCAAAGAAGGTACATTAACATGGGATTTATTACCAAGAATATCAGTAGCAGttcattattatatgaaattagttttatatttagGTCATGTACTTTTTGCTTTAAATCGCCTCTCAGCAGCCATCCGACCAATGGAATATGAAGGATATTggaatagtaaaaatatttttattgctagattgatacaatttttattaccatTTGTTGTTTTG AGAGATAAACAAAGTGAAAGATTACGTTTATATTTAGGTGATACctcaaattatttaacatcAAATATAGATTTATTTGCATGTTTATTATGTGCTTTGATATGtgtaacaatatatataattgtcATTTTTATAGTACAAAGACAATCTAAGATAATG aaaGAGAATAGAAGAAGAAGTGAAATTaaagatgaaaataattCTACTCCATCAAATAGTAGAATTTCAGCTGAAAAAAGAATTCTATTTACAGCAATGGCGTTATGTATatctttacttttaaatgCTACCATTCAAGTGTTAACATTTTACGGAGCTTACAAAGATGATGAAGATTTTGTAATGACTATTAATGATGTATCTTATCCAATTGTTGATGCTATGTACTCATTAACTCCATGGTTATTACTATTTACATCATCCGCAATTCAAAGAGctttatataaacttttgtGTACTGATAAAATTCAAGGAGTTATTAGTCAATTAACTGGTTCTCAATATGATTCTGTTCCAGATACTACTAATgtttaa